The nucleotide window AACTGTGGCCTTGGATAATCCCTGTTGAAACACGTAATCTGGAATTAAAGAGTAAACTGCAAATAGCAAAGACAGCAGAGGCAGCAACATTTTGGAGTTTATCTTAATACTCAAGTTCTCTTCCCTAATCAGCTCTATAACCGTTCTGCCTACCCGTAAAGTGTGTGTAGAGTGTTAATTTCGTAACGGGTAGGCTTCCAGCCTCCCGTCTTCATTGGCTGGCTTTCGGGGGGAACGGAGACTCCCCACATCTTCAGGCCCCTCAAACGAATATTCCAAGAGCCGACCACGTCACGGTCAGCCTCAAAACCACACTCGCATTTCAAAACCCTGTGCCCATTCGGGCTTAACTTACCCCCACATATCGGACACAGGGATGAAGAGTAAGCAGGATCGACAAAAACGACACTCACACCCTTTAACTTGGCTTTATACTCGATAATGGATTGAAGTTTACGAAAACTCCAACGGTGAAGACGGCCATTCAATTGGGCGGAATACCTTATCGAGTCCCTGATTTCCGTCAAGTCTTCGAGAGCAATACCGCCGTATCTCTCCGCCAGCTCGACAATCTTGTTGGCCAACTTGTGATACAAGTCATTCAGCCGGTTCCTCTCCCTCTCACCATACTTTTCCAAAAGCTCTTTCCTCTTTTTACCCGTTTTTAGCTTCTTCTGGATTCTCCTTCTCTTCAAGAAGTAGCCCGTTCTAATCTCCCTCTCGTGAGTGATAATCTGGATAAAATCCCCCTCTGGAAGGCTAAGGGTAACATTGTTTTCGTTCAAGTCCACACCAACAAAGGCTTTTGGCTCTCTAACTTCAACCTCCTCGGAAAAGACAATATTGATGAAACTCCCCTTTGAATTTTTAACAAGCCACGCTTGTCCTATTTTCCACCCTCTAAACTTCTCGTGGTATTTTGCAGGGTAAAACTCCAGTTCCAGCCTTCCGCCGGGAGTTGAGAGCTTGACAAATCCACCGTCAAGGTCGAGTTTGAAAAGATGATCATCAAGCATTATCACTTGCTTTTTGAAGACGGGCTTTCCATTAGCTTTTCCTCGTCTTTTTCTCTTCCTGTAGCTCTTGTGGATTGAGGTAACCATTTGACAAGCCGTGTAGAGGTAATGGCTCGGAAGGTCTGGGTATTCCCTCCGGAGGCCCTTGTAAGTCTCCTTCTTCAGCCGGTAAAAGCTCGTGATGTTGTTTTCGAAAGCATAATCAAGGAGAAAATTAACAATATCAGAATAAAGGGAGAAGAGGTCTTCTAACCCTTCGGGCTCCGTCTTGAGTTTGAACTTTGCCGTGAGCTTAACAGTCTCACTCGGCATTTTCCAGCTCCTTTTTGGTTTTCTTGATCCAGTCTTTAATGGCTTCTTCTATTGCCACACTCAGAACGCCTCTCTTGTTCCCATAACGCTGGATAGCCACTTTTTTAAATTCCTCTAAGGTTCCTCACTAATAACAAAGGTCGCCTTAGGCACACTAAACCACCCCATTAAGAAATACTAAGTCAAAATATTTAAACTTTACGCTTTTAACCATTTAGAGAACAGCCCGCTCAGGAAAAACACACTGAATAGAAGTATAAACATTCCCGCCAGTGGCAGATGCTGGAATGCATAACTAGAAACTGTTAAAAAGTCAAACAACCACGCTAAAGAGAGCAAAAGAGCTGAAGTTCGTTTGTTTTTCAGATAGATGCGGAAGATAAGTAAAAACGCCAGCAAGTCAGCCAACATAACAATGGAACCCTCAGTTATCGTTAGCGTTTGGATGTTTACCATACTAATATCCCTCCCTCTTCGGGTTTGCAAAGCCCTCCCATTTGAATGGTTTCTCACGTTTGGCACGAGTGATATGGTTATCCTCTATCTTTACAATCAATAGTTCTGGTCTTGCAATTATAAGTCCCATTTTGCCCCGTTCTCCCTTCTTCACTACAGTGTATCCATCTGGAGTAGCCTTCAAAGGAAAGATTATAGTAAAGGGATAGTTCGGAAAATATACAATCTCTTCATTTTTAACTATTCCGACATTATCGCCAAAACCGTAGTAACCATAGAAAGGTACAACAAGTGAGTTGGGGAACTTTTCCTCAGCAAGTTCAATTGCATCTATATTTAAGCTCACGCCACTGAAAATAATAGTTAATATGTCTTCTTTTCTGGAGAGATATAGGTCTAAAAACTGTGGTATAGTGCGAACAAAGTTTATAGGGTCTTTTTCAAGCACCTTTTTTGTGTATTTTACAAAGGGATCATATTTCGTTCTTAATACATGGTTTATTCCCTTCTCCTCAAGTTCCCGTTTTATACCATCTGTTTCCAGACCAATAAAATATAGCATCCCTCCATATGACCACACAAGTTCACTAACTTCTTCTTGGTACCATCCGTAAGGCCCCCCAGTAAGGGCTCGCATTTTATTTTCCTCATAAATCTCGCTTAACCTATATATTTCGTCAAGAGATGCTTTCAGATATTTCACAAGAAGCTTCATATACTCATAGTCCCAATGAAGGATGCTCCTCTCTCTGGTAGTTCCGGAGGATTGGTAAAATCTCACCCTCCCATCATAGCCCTGGGGAAGAAAGTCAAGCCAGTTATCGCGAAGATGATCCTCGCTAACAGCCAGATTTGAGTTGAAAATTTTCCCAAAAATCTCTTCAAGCTTTCCTTCGAAGATTTCATCCAAGTCAACTCTGTCCCTCAGTCTTTTCCAGTAGGGAGTGTTTTCAAAGTGATATTCGAATATTTCTCTGAGATATGAGATAGTCTCTTTTTCTGTTACGTTGAGGGGATCATAGTCCTTTGCAAAATCTTCATACTTCATTTTACCATCCTCCAAGAACTCCCAATTACATAAGTTATAATAGTTGGGAAGTGTTATTAAAGTTTTCTTCAATAGTTTGGAAAAAGTTAAATAGAAAGCAACAGTTATGTAATGAGGTGATATAATCATGGATAGCATTTTGCTTGGGAGGAAAGACCTTGAAGATTTGAGGTATACGGCTGAGACAGCATTCAAGACAACGGAATTCTGGAAAGAAAAGTTTTCAGACATCGACATAGATGACTTGAAACCAGAAATACTCGCTTCTCTAACCGATAAAGTATTCATAGGGCCCCACGATTTATACAAAAGGGATAAAGTCTGGCCGACGTACATAAGAAACCATGAAATTTTTTACAATGTTATGAGAACCAGCGGGACAACAGGAAAACCAAAAAGGATACCATTTACTAAATACGACAAAATAAGAACAAGCAGACAATACTCGTCTTGGATAGAGGAATACTTATACAAACAAAAACTTGCCTCGTTCCTACCTCAATTACCTTCTGGGTCTGGATTTTTAACAGCAGCTTCTCTCGAGTACATGGACGTAAAAGTAGGATTTTATCAGATCCCAATACAATACCTGAGAATGCGAGATGCCCTAATAGAAGAGTTCCGGGACATAGGAGCAACGGCGATTTACACTCTCACAACAGGAGCTTATGTTTTGGGGCTAACGCTACCAGAGGACATCAAAAACGACATACAGGTTATTTTGGTAGGTGGAGAGACGTTGAGTCAGGAAATGGCCAATGCTATACTGGACAGCTTCCCAAATGCCGTTATCTTAGATGTATTTGGAAACTCTGAAGACGATGCCACAGGGAGAAGAATTGTGACCAGAAAAGGAATGGAACCTTTCACTTTCCCAGAATCACTAATACTCTTAAAAGAAGATGCGGATCCGGAGTATAAGGACTACTACGAAATATATATCACCAAAATCATGAGAGAGGGCGAACTTACTGGGTTGCCGCTCTTCAACTACAAGATTGGGGATTTAGCAAGGGTCATTGATGGGAAAGTGATTAACATCATCAGGGTAAAGGATGTAATAAGCCTTGGCGGAGCAAAGCTCCACATAGATCAGGTTATGGACATCGTTCACAGATACCCCTTCTTAGTGGACTTCGTGATAATCTACCACCCCCTCTCACCGGACAATCCAAAACCAAAAGCCATAATAAAAGTCGGATACGTGGGAGAGAAGCCAGCTGGCATAGAAGATGAGATAAGAGGGCTGATATACGAAGCAAACAACCCAGTTAGATATGAAGTAGAAGAGGCCAAGTCATCGGAGCTAATAGTTGAAGCTGTGCCAGCGGAGAAGGTAAGAGAAGGTTTGCCCCAAAAGCCGGGAAAAACAAAGAGAATTTTTATAGTCGGAAGGGACATTTAATCCCATTTTATCTTTTTGTATGGTAAATTATTTAACTTAAAAGTCCCAAGTCTATTCTAGGTGAGAATTATGAAGCCAAAGATAATTCACGACCCCATTCATGGAAGTATGAAGATAAGCGGGCTCATTTTGGACCTCATAAAAACTCCGGAATTTCAGAGGCTTAGAAATATAAAGCAGCTTGGGCTTGCGTATCTTGTCTACCCCGGCGCAAATCATTCCCGCTTTGAGCACTCATTAGGCACATACAACATTGCAAAAAGGCTTGCCATGGAACTGGGACTTAGCGAAGAGGAAAAAACCCTCCTAGAGACAGCAGCGTTGCTTCACGATATTGGCCACGGTCCGTTTTCACACACCTTCGAGCAGATATACGAGCACTATGTGAGGGAATACGATCATATGCATCTCGGCCAGAACATCATCCTTGGAAAGATCGACATAATAGACGGGGAGATAGAAGAAAGGCAGTTCATACCTGAGATACTGGAATTTTACGGCTATGAGCCAAAGGAAGTTGCCGACCTTATTCTGGGCAAATATGGAAAAAGATATCTCGGACAGGCACTGCATGGAGATGTTGATGTAGACCAGCTAGACTACCTCATTAGGGACGCCCACTATACAGGGGTGGCCCATGGAATAATCGACCTTGAGAGGCTTCTGAAGGTTTTAAGGATCCACAACAATGAGCTCGTTGTTGACGAGAAGGGAGTCGAGGCAGTTGAGGGTATGATGGTGGCCAGAGCGCTCATGTACTCTAGGGTTTATTTCCACCACACGGTAAAGATAGCAGAAGGAATGCTGACCAGAGCTCTGGAATTTGCCCTTGAAGACGGCTACCTCTGGGAGTTCTGGAAGATGACAGACTGCAGAGTCCTTGTAGAGCTTGAAGATT belongs to Thermococcus bergensis and includes:
- a CDS encoding AMP-binding protein gives rise to the protein MDSILLGRKDLEDLRYTAETAFKTTEFWKEKFSDIDIDDLKPEILASLTDKVFIGPHDLYKRDKVWPTYIRNHEIFYNVMRTSGTTGKPKRIPFTKYDKIRTSRQYSSWIEEYLYKQKLASFLPQLPSGSGFLTAASLEYMDVKVGFYQIPIQYLRMRDALIEEFRDIGATAIYTLTTGAYVLGLTLPEDIKNDIQVILVGGETLSQEMANAILDSFPNAVILDVFGNSEDDATGRRIVTRKGMEPFTFPESLILLKEDADPEYKDYYEIYITKIMREGELTGLPLFNYKIGDLARVIDGKVINIIRVKDVISLGGAKLHIDQVMDIVHRYPFLVDFVIIYHPLSPDNPKPKAIIKVGYVGEKPAGIEDEIRGLIYEANNPVRYEVEEAKSSELIVEAVPAEKVREGLPQKPGKTKRIFIVGRDI
- a CDS encoding HD domain-containing protein — translated: MKPKIIHDPIHGSMKISGLILDLIKTPEFQRLRNIKQLGLAYLVYPGANHSRFEHSLGTYNIAKRLAMELGLSEEEKTLLETAALLHDIGHGPFSHTFEQIYEHYVREYDHMHLGQNIILGKIDIIDGEIEERQFIPEILEFYGYEPKEVADLILGKYGKRYLGQALHGDVDVDQLDYLIRDAHYTGVAHGIIDLERLLKVLRIHNNELVVDEKGVEAVEGMMVARALMYSRVYFHHTVKIAEGMLTRALEFALEDGYLWEFWKMTDCRVLVELEDLEGYPREIVKRIKYRDLFKAALLLGADELTTEEKRELLAVYRDIKKRQELERKLADAVGAREGEVVIEFSTADLMLTEPRLKSAEIGVVMHTGEIKPLTKVTPLANALKRRQTPRWAVMIASPSKYVDKIRDVWRKVFFS
- a CDS encoding RNA-guided endonuclease InsQ/TnpB family protein, whose product is MPSETVKLTAKFKLKTEPEGLEDLFSLYSDIVNFLLDYAFENNITSFYRLKKETYKGLRREYPDLPSHYLYTACQMVTSIHKSYRKRKRRGKANGKPVFKKQVIMLDDHLFKLDLDGGFVKLSTPGGRLELEFYPAKYHEKFRGWKIGQAWLVKNSKGSFINIVFSEEVEVREPKAFVGVDLNENNVTLSLPEGDFIQIITHEREIRTGYFLKRRRIQKKLKTGKKRKELLEKYGERERNRLNDLYHKLANKIVELAERYGGIALEDLTEIRDSIRYSAQLNGRLHRWSFRKLQSIIEYKAKLKGVSVVFVDPAYSSSLCPICGGKLSPNGHRVLKCECGFEADRDVVGSWNIRLRGLKMWGVSVPPESQPMKTGGWKPTRYEINTLHTLYG